A stretch of the Enterobacter mori genome encodes the following:
- a CDS encoding N-acetylmannosamine-6-phosphate 2-epimerase, which yields MKTVLDNLKGKLVVSCQALENEPLHSPFIMSRMALAAAQGGAAAIRANSVVDIEAIKQQVSLPVIGIIKRDYPESEVFITATMKEVDELMTVSPEIIALDATARERPGGESLETLVTCIRSRYPAVLLMADIASVGEAVTAQALGFDCVGTTLYGYTAETAGHSLPENDCAFLKAVLAAVTVPVVAEGNVDTPERAARCLALGAHTVVVGGAITRPQQITERFMAAIGAQSTDGA from the coding sequence ATGAAAACTGTACTGGATAACCTGAAGGGAAAACTGGTCGTCTCCTGTCAGGCGCTGGAGAATGAACCGCTGCACAGCCCGTTTATTATGTCGCGAATGGCTCTGGCGGCGGCGCAGGGCGGAGCCGCCGCCATTCGTGCCAACAGCGTGGTGGATATCGAGGCCATTAAGCAGCAGGTGTCTTTGCCTGTTATCGGCATCATCAAACGGGATTACCCGGAAAGCGAGGTGTTTATCACCGCCACGATGAAAGAGGTGGATGAGCTGATGACCGTCTCGCCGGAAATCATTGCGCTTGATGCGACGGCGCGGGAGCGTCCCGGTGGGGAATCACTGGAAACGCTGGTTACGTGCATCCGCTCGCGCTATCCCGCGGTACTGCTGATGGCGGATATCGCCTCCGTGGGCGAAGCCGTGACGGCGCAGGCGCTTGGCTTTGACTGCGTCGGCACCACGCTTTACGGCTACACGGCGGAAACGGCGGGCCATTCACTTCCGGAAAATGACTGTGCGTTCCTGAAAGCGGTGCTGGCGGCCGTGACGGTGCCCGTGGTTGCCGAAGGCAACGTGGATACGCCCGAGCGCGCGGCCAGATGTCTGGCGCTGGGCGCGCATACGGTTGTCGTCGGCGGCGCGATCACCCGACCGCAGCAAATTACGGAACGGTTTATGGCGGCGATTGGCGCGCAAAGCACCGATGGAGCATGA
- a CDS encoding maltose/glucose-specific PTS transporter subunit IIC, producing MMQMFSGASSGGWFEKAQRFGKSFMLPIAVLPAAGLLLGIGGALSNPNTLAAYPFLDVGWLQAIFTIMSSAGSIVFANLSVLFAVGVAVGLAKSDKGTAGLAALLAFLVMNATINALLILTGKLAHENPGAVGQGMTLGIQTLETGVFGGVVIGLVTCALHHRFNKIALPQFLGFFGGSRFVPIISSLAAILVGVLMTVVWPHFQKLIFGLGGLVDATGYLGTLLYGFILRMLGPFGLHHIFYLPFWTTALGGSEIVNGHLVEGTQRIFFAQLADPTTRQFYEGTSRFMSGRFITMMFGLLGACLAMYHTAKPENKKRVAGLLLSAALTSFLTGITEPIEFSFLFIAPVLYVIHALFDGLAFMLAHMLHITIGQTFSGGFIDFVLFGILQGEAKTNWMFVPLVGVPWFFLYYFTFRYLINRFDFATPGREKEAMANEVTFSQSERAAAVIAGLGGKDNLEEVDCCATRLRVTVKDGSKVNESALKATGARGVIVRGNGVQVIYGPHVTIIKNEVEEILS from the coding sequence ATGATGCAAATGTTCAGTGGCGCTTCTTCGGGGGGATGGTTTGAAAAGGCGCAGCGCTTTGGTAAATCCTTTATGTTGCCCATCGCCGTGTTGCCCGCGGCGGGTCTGCTGCTGGGGATAGGCGGTGCGTTATCGAACCCCAACACGCTGGCGGCTTATCCGTTTTTAGATGTGGGCTGGCTTCAGGCCATTTTCACCATCATGAGCAGCGCCGGTTCAATTGTGTTTGCGAACCTCTCGGTGCTGTTTGCGGTTGGTGTTGCCGTCGGGTTGGCAAAAAGCGATAAGGGCACGGCTGGGCTGGCGGCGCTACTCGCGTTTCTGGTGATGAATGCCACCATCAACGCGCTGCTGATCCTCACCGGCAAACTGGCGCACGAGAACCCGGGCGCTGTGGGGCAGGGCATGACGCTTGGGATTCAGACGCTGGAAACCGGCGTGTTTGGCGGCGTGGTGATTGGTCTGGTGACCTGCGCGCTCCATCATCGGTTTAATAAAATTGCGCTTCCGCAGTTCCTCGGGTTCTTTGGCGGCTCGCGCTTTGTTCCCATAATCAGCTCCCTGGCGGCGATACTCGTCGGCGTGCTCATGACCGTGGTTTGGCCGCATTTCCAGAAACTGATTTTTGGTCTCGGCGGGCTGGTGGATGCCACCGGTTATCTGGGCACCCTGCTGTACGGCTTCATTTTACGCATGCTGGGCCCGTTTGGTTTGCACCACATCTTCTATCTGCCGTTCTGGACAACCGCGCTCGGCGGTAGTGAGATTGTCAACGGTCACCTGGTTGAGGGTACACAGCGGATCTTCTTCGCCCAGTTGGCCGATCCCACAACGCGTCAGTTTTACGAAGGCACATCACGCTTCATGTCCGGGCGCTTTATTACGATGATGTTTGGCCTGCTCGGCGCGTGTCTGGCGATGTACCACACGGCAAAACCGGAGAACAAAAAGCGTGTTGCCGGGCTGCTGCTCTCTGCGGCGTTAACCTCGTTCCTGACCGGGATTACCGAGCCTATCGAGTTCTCCTTCCTGTTTATTGCGCCGGTGCTTTACGTCATTCATGCGCTGTTTGACGGGCTGGCGTTTATGCTCGCACACATGCTGCATATCACCATCGGGCAAACCTTCTCCGGCGGTTTTATCGACTTCGTACTGTTCGGCATTTTGCAGGGGGAGGCCAAAACCAACTGGATGTTCGTCCCGCTGGTGGGCGTGCCGTGGTTCTTCCTCTACTACTTCACCTTCCGCTATCTGATTAATCGCTTTGATTTCGCTACGCCTGGTCGGGAAAAGGAGGCGATGGCCAATGAAGTGACCTTCTCGCAGAGCGAGCGCGCCGCGGCGGTGATCGCTGGATTAGGCGGAAAAGACAATCTGGAAGAGGTGGACTGCTGCGCCACGCGTCTTCGCGTCACGGTCAAGGACGGCAGCAAAGTGAATGAGTCGGCACTGAAAGCCACCGGGGCGCGCGGCGTTATCGTGCGCGGTAACGGCGTTCAGGTCATTTATGGCCCCCATGTCACGATTATCAAAAACGAAGTGGAAGAGATCTTATCGTAA
- a CDS encoding MurR/RpiR family transcriptional regulator — translation MSDHENLLLKLRQEASGYSPTQQKLGEFVLSDPARVLYLTITELARESHTSEASVTRLCRTLGCKGYNEFKMALALDIQQGQPARQAGDEIDNVVDESVQALQDTARLLDRVLLEKAALALHQAHSVQIYGVAASAILGEYLHYKLLRLGKPAQLFSDMHRAAMNATTLSKETLVVAISSSGSTRDLLHVVKLARKRGVKVLALSNTPRSPLASLSDLQLVAAKPEGPLSAGALNAKVGVMLLVELLTTSLIALDSHYGDVSQQTASATLPLLL, via the coding sequence ATGTCGGACCATGAAAATCTGCTGCTGAAGCTCCGCCAGGAGGCTTCCGGGTACAGCCCAACGCAACAAAAACTCGGCGAGTTTGTCCTAAGCGATCCTGCCCGGGTGCTCTACCTGACGATCACTGAACTGGCGCGCGAGAGCCACACCAGCGAGGCCAGCGTAACGCGCCTTTGCCGGACGCTGGGCTGCAAGGGTTATAACGAATTTAAAATGGCGCTTGCGCTGGATATTCAGCAGGGGCAGCCCGCGCGTCAGGCGGGGGATGAGATTGATAACGTCGTGGATGAGTCGGTGCAGGCTTTGCAGGATACCGCCAGACTCCTCGACCGCGTGCTGCTTGAAAAGGCGGCGCTGGCGCTACACCAGGCACATTCCGTGCAGATTTATGGCGTCGCGGCCAGCGCGATCCTCGGGGAGTATCTGCATTACAAGCTGTTGCGGCTGGGCAAACCCGCGCAGCTGTTTAGCGATATGCACCGCGCAGCCATGAATGCGACAACGCTTTCGAAAGAAACGCTGGTCGTTGCCATCTCCAGCTCGGGTTCAACGCGGGATCTTCTCCACGTGGTGAAGCTTGCTCGCAAGCGCGGCGTTAAGGTTCTGGCACTCAGCAATACGCCCCGCAGCCCGCTGGCTTCCCTCAGCGATTTGCAGCTTGTTGCGGCCAAGCCCGAAGGCCCGCTGAGTGCCGGAGCACTAAATGCCAAAGTGGGCGTTATGCTGCTGGTTGAATTGCTTACCACTTCCCTGATTGCACTGGACAGCCATTACGGCGACGTCAGCCAGCAAACGGCAAGCGCCACGCTGCCGCTTCTGCTTTAG